A single region of the Brassica rapa cultivar Chiifu-401-42 chromosome A03, CAAS_Brap_v3.01, whole genome shotgun sequence genome encodes:
- the LOC103857187 gene encoding 23.5 kDa heat shock protein, mitochondrial yields the protein MASSTSLALRRLISSSVVPRSVRPAASLRLFNTNAARSYEEGDDRNHRPNRTVSPRGGDFFSDMFDPFTPTRSLSQVLNFMDQIGESPLASSMRGGMGARGWDVKEKDDGLHLRIDMPGLSREDVKLSLEQNTLVIKGEGGEEEEEDGRKFSSRIGLPEKVYKTDEIKAEMKNGVLKVVVPKLKEAERNSVRHIQVD from the exons ATGGCGTCATCAACGTCTCTAGCACTCAGGAGACTTATCTCTTCCTCCGTCGTCCCTCGCTCCGTTCGTCCAGCGGCTTCTCTGCGCCTCTTCAATACCAACGCAGCTAGGAGCTACGAAGAGGGAGACGATAGGAACCATCGCCCTAACCGGACAGTTTCTCCCCGCGGTGGCGATTTCTTCTCAG ACATGTTCGATCCGTTTACACCGACGAGGAGCTTGAGCCAGGTGCTTAATTTCATGGATCAGATCGGCGAAAGCCCTCTGGCATCATCTATGCGCGGTGGGATGGGAGCTCGTGGATGGGACGTGAAAGAGAAAGACGACGGGTTGCACCTGAGGATCGATATGCCGGGGCTGAGCAGAGAGGATGTGAAGCTCTCTCTGGAACAGAACACTCTCGTGATCAAAGGCGAAGggggtgaagaagaagaagaagatggacgGAAGTTTTCGAGCAGGATAGGATTACCTGAGAAAGTATACAAGACGGATGAGATAAAGGCGGAGATGAAGAACGGCGTGTTGAAAGTCGTTGTGCCCAAGTTGAAAGAGGCTGAGCGTAACAGCGTTCGCCACATCCAAGTTGATTAA
- the LOC103857188 gene encoding root meristem growth factor 5 codes for MSSVHAVSVLLLFLLLHLSNSRHLDNVHITDSQISLDKDQNVVPGLTSKEPVRVSRFVPGVKKNRHHRPPLLFADYPKPSTRPPRHN; via the exons ATGAGCTCAGTTCATGCTGTTTCAGTCCTTCTCTTGTTTCTGCTCTTGCATCTTTCTAATTCTCGCCACCTCGACAACGTTCACATCACAGATTCTCAGATTTCGCTTGACAAG GATCAAAATGTTGTCCCCGGTTTGACATCTAAAGAACCGGTTAGAGTATCTCGGTTTGTGCCGGGCGTAAAGAAGAACCGCCATCACCGCCCGCCGCTCTTATTTGCAGATTACCCGAAGCCTTCCACTCGGCCTCCACGCCATAACTGA
- the LOC103857183 gene encoding 4-substituted benzoates-glutamate ligase GH3.12-like, with protein MSMWADLSDKLDEKVLEDLTSNVKQMQDDVLKEILTLNANTEYLRPFLHGSSDKELFKKNVPVTTYDDVKLFIDRVANGEPFDVISGKPVTGFSLSSGTSGGKRKMFPCNKKYLENLNFIYCYRSLVISKHFDGLEHGKGMVFNFCVPEQTTPSGLPVSAATTLFFKSDYFKNRPSYWHWSFTSPDEVILCLDNKQSLYCHLLCGIVLRDEVVKVGTAFVSTLLRVITFLEKHWKEICTNIRYGHLSEWITDISCRDSVSKILGEPNPELADLIENECNQKSWEGIIQRLWPKTKFIESIATGQMAQHIPTLEFYSNKLPLISSSYVSSETMFGININPLCKPQDVSYTFMPHFSYFEFLLVDAGDEVEIVDLVDVKLGCHYETLVTNHSGELHFYLTNNFTFLFSADGLVLFFLLGLHRYKMGDIVQVTGFYNNAPQFRFARRGNLVLSVHMEITTDQALLNAVTHAKMVLESSNLMLMDFTGYADISTTPGHYVLYWELKGKYSNDIAKIDDKVLVECCYVVEESLDNFYKEYRKNGSIGALEIRVVQQGTFDSLMEFFISQGASSTQYKTPICIKSTEAIAILERKVRARFFTDKSLSLKFSS; from the exons ATGAGTATGTGGGCTGATCTCAGCGATAAATTAGACGAGAAGGTTTTGGAAGACTTGACGTCCAATGTGAAACAAATGCAAGACGATGTATTAAAGGAGATACTCACACTTAATGCTAACACTGAGTATCTTAGGCCTTTTCTCCATGGGAGTTCTGATAAAGAGctttttaaaaagaatgttCCGGTGACGACCTACGACGATGTGAAGCTTTTCATCGATCGTGTCGCAAATGGAGAGCCCTTTGACGTTATTTCTGGCAAACCTGTTACCGGATTCTCACTAAG TTCCGGAACATCTGGAGGAAAACGGAAGATGTTTCCATGTAACAAGAAATACTTGGAAAATTTGAACTTCATCTATTGTTACCGCTCACTCGTTATAAGCAA GCATTTTGATGGTCTTGAGCATGGAAAGGGAATGGTGTTTAACTTCTGTGTTCCAGAGCAAACAACTCCCTCTGGGCTGCCAGTTTCAGCTGCGACGACGCTCTTCTTCAAGAGTGATTACTTCAAGAACCGACCATCGTATTGGCATTGGTCATTCACAAGTCCTGATGAAGTCATACTGTGTTTAGACAACAAACAGAGTTTGTACTGTCATCTTCTGTGTGGCATAGTTCTAAGAGACGAGGTTGTGAAGGTTGGTACAGCCTTTGTTTCCACCTTGCTCCGTGTAATTacttttcttgaaaaacattGGAAAGAAATTTGCACTAATATTCGTTATGGCCATCTTAGCGAGTGGATCACTGATATTAGCTGTAGGGATTCTGTTTCCAAGATCCTTGGAGAACCTAATCCTGAATTGGCTGATCTCATAGAAAATGAATGCAACCAAAAGTCATGGGAAGGTATAATTCAAAGACTTTGGCCTAAAACCAAATTCATCGAAAGCATTGCAACCGGTCAAATGGCTCAACACATCCCAACGTTGGAGTTTTACTCTAACAAGCTGCCTTTGATTTCGTCGAGTTATGTTTCTTCGGAAACAATGTTTGGGATTAATATAAATCCTCTTTGCAAACCACAAGATGTGTCATACACGTTTATGCCCCACTTTTCATATTTTGAGTTCTTACTTGTTGATGCTGGTGATGAAGTCGAAATTGTTGATCTTGTGGATGTCAAGCTAGGGTGTCATTACGAGACTTTGGTCACAAATCACTCTGGTGAGTTACACTTTTActtaacaaataattttacatttttattttcagcTGATGGAttggtattattttttttgctagGCCTACACCGATATAAGATGGGTGATATTGTACAAGTGACTGGATTTTACAACAACGCACCTCAGTTTAGATTTGCCCGTAGAGGAAATTTGGTTCTAAGTGTTCATATGGAGATAACTACGGATCAAGCTCTTTTAAATGCGGTGACACATGCAAAGATGGTTCTTGAATCATCAAATTTGATGTTGATGGACTTCACAGGCTATGCTGATATTTCTACCACTCCAGGTCACTATGTTCTTTACTGGGAACTCAAAGGCAAATATAGCAATGACATAGCTAAAATTGATGATAAGGTTTTAGTAGAATGTTGTTACGTCGTGGAGGAATCGCTGGATAATTTTTACAAAGAATATAGGAAAAATGGATCAATTGGAGCTCTAGAGATAAGAGTGGTGCAACAAGGAACTTTTGATTCTCTCATGGAGTTTTTCATCAGTCAAGGTGCTTCTTCAACTCAATACAAGACGCCCATTTGCATCAAATCTACCGAGGCCATAGCGATCTTAGAAAGAAAGGTTCGTGCTCGATTCTTTACCGATAAGTCCCTTTCTTTGAAGTTTTcatcttaa
- the LOC103857184 gene encoding F-box protein At5g51380: MSFREKMPTSPKSPLRRRRSSWTGSWLNHPTTSFKEVVSAVIQAQSPRSTSKPQTSDFDFNFDFDSSKVDRTLSLPDSLLLRILQKLPDSQNNNNDVSLVCKRWLSLQGRRLRTLKLLDYDFLLSEKLVSRFPKLTSIDLSNACMNPNPNPNPPRILLCHKSTSCHVSSDSSNWEENLLPSEVIDRGLRVLGRGSCDLLKLVVTNATELGLLGLAEHCSDLQELELRKCNDNLLRGIAACEGLRVLRLVGSVEGLYTSSVSDIGLTILAQGCKGLVKLELSGCEGSFDGIKAIGQCCEVLEELTVCDHKMDDGGWLAALSYFGSLKRLRVLSCRKIDSSPGPEKMLRSCPGLESLELVRSCLNDKEGLRALFKVCDGVKRVYIQDCWGLDDDSFSLAKAFRKVRFVSLEGCSVLTTGGLESVILHWEELESMRVVSCKNIKDSEISPALSSLFSLLKELTWRPDTRSHLSSKLEGAGIGKRGGKFFKKR, encoded by the exons ATGTCGTTTCGGGAGAAGATGCCGACGAGTCCCAAATCGCCTCTACGAAGGAGACGCTCGAGCTGGACCGGGTCATGGCTCAACCACCCGACGACGTCGTTCAAGGAAGTCGTCTCCGCCGTGATCCAGGCTCAATCGCCGAGATCCACGTCTAAACCCCAAACCTCCGATTTCGATTTCAATTTCGATTTCGATTCCTCCAAAGTCGATCGAACGCTCTCCTTACCCGACTCTCTCCTCCTCAGAATCCTCCAGAAGCTTCCCGATTCCCAGAACAACAACAACGACGTCTCTCTCGTCTGCAAACGGTGGCTGAGTCTCCAAGGACGCCGCCTCCGCACTCTCAAGCTCCTCGATTACGACTTCCTCTTATCCGAGAAGCTCGTCTCGAGATTCCCCAAGCTCACGAGCATCGATTTATCAAACGCGTGTATGAATCCGAATCCGAATCCGAATCCGCCGCGCATCCTCCTCTGCCACAAATCGACTTCGTGCCACGTGTCATCAGACTCGTCGAATTGGGAGGAGAATCTTTTACCGAGCGAAGTGATCGATAGAGGGCTTAGGGTGTTAGGAAGAGGAAGCTGCGATTTGCTCAAACTCGTGGTGACCAACGCTACTGAGTTAGGTTTACTCGGTTTAGCCGAGCACTGTTCCGATCTTCAAGAGCTTGAGCTCCGCAAGTGTAACGATAATCTCTTACGTGGCATCGCTGCTTGCGAGGGCCTAAGAGTGTTGAGACTGGTGGGAAGCGTGGAAGGGTTGTATACTTCGTCTGTTTCCGATATTGGTTTGACGATATTAGCACAAGGGTGTAAGGGGCTGGTGAAGCTTGAGCTTAGTGGCTGTGAAGGTAGCTTTGATGGGATTAAAGCGATAGGGCAGTGCTGTGAGGTGCTTGAAGAGCTTACGGTTTGTGATCATAAGATGGATGATGGTGGTTGGTTAGCTGCGCTTTCGTATTTCGGGAGTTTGAAGAGGCTGAGAGTGTTGTCTTGTAGAAAGATTGATTCTAGTCCTGGCCCGGAGAAGATGCTTAGGTCTTGTCCGGGGTTGGAGAGTTTGGAGCTCGTGAGGTCTTGTTTGAATGATAAAGAAGGGTTGAGAGCTTTGTTCAAGGTGTGTGATGGAGTGAAAAGGGTTTATATTCAGGATTGCTGGGGATTGGATGATGATTCGTTCAGCTTGGCTAAAGCTTTCAG GAAGGTGAGGTTTGTGTCATTGGAAGGATGCTCAGTCCTAACAACAGGCGGTTTAGAGTCGGTGATATTGCACTGGGAAGAGCTCGAGAGCATGAGAGTGGTGTCATGTAAGAATATAAAAGACAGCGAGATTTCACCGGCACTCTCGTCTTTGTTCTCACTTCTCAAAGAACTGACGTGGAGACCAGACACAAGGTCTCATCTCTCGTCCAAGCTCGAAGGTGCTGGAATTGGAAAGAGAGGCGGCAAATTCTTCAAGAAGAGATGA
- the LOC103857181 gene encoding non-specific lipid-transfer protein 3 translates to MASALSFFTCLVLTVCIVASVDAAISCGTVTSNLVPCAGYLMKGGPVPASCCAGVSKLNSMAKTTPDRQQACKCLKTAAKSVNPSLASSLPGKCGVSIPYPISMSTNCNTVK, encoded by the exons ATGGCTTCGGCTCTGAGTTTTTTCACATGCCTTGTTTTGACTGTGTGCATAGTTGCATCAGTAGATGCAGCAATCTCATGTGGCACAGTGACAAGTAACTTGGTTCCATGTGCCGGCTATCTAATGAAAGGCGGGCCGGTGCCAGCTTCATGCTGCGCCGGAGTTTCAAAATTGAACAGTATGGCTAAAACCACACCGGACCGCCAACAAGCATGTAAATGCCTAAAGACCGCTGCAAAGAGCGTCAATCCAAGTCTAGCCTCTAGCCTTCCTGGAAAGTGCGGTGTTAGCATTCCCTATCCTATCTCCATGAGCACTAACTGCAACAC CGTCAAGTGA
- the LOC103857185 gene encoding luc7-like protein 3, whose product MDAQRALLDELMGAARNLTDEERRGFKEIKWDDREVCAFYMVRFCPHDLFVNTKSDLGACSRIHDPKLKESFENSPRHDSYVPKFEAELVQFCEKLVNDLDRKVRRGQERLAQELEPPPPPSLSGEKAEQLAVLEEKIKNLLEQVEALGEEGKVDEAEALMRKVEGLNTEKAMLIQRPNDKVLAMVQEKKMALCDVCGSFLVSNDAVERTQSHVTGKQHVGYGMVRDFLAEQKAAKDKGREEERLVRGKEADDKRKPRERESESRRSGSRERERHRDHRDRDRDVDRHRDRGRDHRKPYDRRSRSGRDGRDRSRSRSPRGRSGHRRVSRSPVRQN is encoded by the exons ATGGATGCTCAACGAGCTCTGCTGGACGAACTCATGGGCGCAG CTCGTAATCTGACGGACGAAGAGAGAAGAGGATTCAAGGAGATTAAGTGGGATGACAGAGAGGTCTGCGCTTTCTACATGGTTCGATTTTGTCCTCATGACCTCTTCGTCAACACCAAAAGCGATCTTGGTGCGTGCTCGAGAATTCATGATCCCAAGCTCAAAGAGAG CTTTGAGAATTCTCCAAGGCATGATTCCTATGTTCCTAAGTTCGAGGCTGAGCTTGTTCAGTTTTGCGAGAAGCTG GTGAATGATCTTGACAGGAAGGTAAGGCGTGGACAAGAACGCCTTGCGCAAGAGCTTGAACCTCCTCCACCACCTTCTCTATCTGGAGAGAAAGCTGAGCAGCTCGCTGTTCTGGAGGAGAAGATTAAGAACCTTCTCGAACAAGTTGAAGCGCTTGGTGAAGAAGGCAAAGTCGATGAAGCTGAAGCCCTGATGAGAAAG GTGGAAGGGCTTAATACTGAGAAGGCAATGCTGATACAGCGACCAAATGACAAGGTACTAGCGATGGTACAAGAGAAGAAGATGGCACTGTGTGATGTTTGTGGTTCATTCCTTGTCTCTAATGATGCTGTAGAAAGGACTCAGTCTCATGTCACCGGGAAGCAGCATGTTGGCTATGGCATGGTCCGGGATTTTCTTGCTGAACAAAAA GCTGCTAAAGATAAAGGAAGGGAAGAAGAAAGACTAGTCAGAGGGAAAGAAGCAGATGATAAGAGGAAACCGAGGGAGAGGGAAAGCGAGAGTAGGAGGAGTGGTTCTAGGGAAAGAGAAAGACACCGTGATCATCGGGATAGAGACAGAGATGTGGACAGACACAGAGACCGTGGTAGAGATCATAGAAAGCCTTATGACAGGAGATCCAGGAGTGGGAGAGATGGTCGTGACCGAAGCAGGTCACGTTCTCCTCGTGGAAGGTCTGGTCACAGAAGGGTGTCGAGAAGTCCTGTTCGCCAGAACTAG